One window of Hymenobacter sp. BRD128 genomic DNA carries:
- a CDS encoding cytochrome c oxidase subunit 3, whose product MLLYLALLGITMLFVTLVAMYVASRAQSAVPRGMHPFPRYFSLSTVVLLVSSYTLAQAPRLYRADDLPALVRCLGATLLLGCIFSGLQVQGWRELVQQGVLFTGERSGTFVYVISGLHVAHVGAGLIFLLVHLLRTLHASRDSVRTLVFIRNPYHLRQLRALLTYWHFIDVLWVALFGMFLFLY is encoded by the coding sequence ATGCTGCTTTACCTGGCGCTGCTGGGTATTACCATGCTGTTTGTAACGCTGGTGGCTATGTACGTGGCTTCCAGGGCGCAGAGCGCGGTGCCGCGCGGAATGCATCCGTTTCCGCGCTACTTTTCGCTGAGCACGGTAGTGCTGCTGGTGTCGTCGTACACGCTGGCGCAGGCGCCGCGCCTCTACCGCGCCGACGACCTGCCCGCGCTGGTGCGCTGCCTGGGCGCGACGCTGCTACTAGGGTGCATCTTCAGCGGCTTGCAGGTGCAGGGCTGGCGCGAGCTGGTGCAGCAGGGCGTGCTGTTCACGGGCGAGCGCAGCGGCACGTTTGTCTACGTTATCTCGGGCCTGCACGTGGCGCACGTGGGGGCCGGGCTGATTTTTTTGCTGGTCCACCTGCTGCGCACCCTGCACGCCAGCCGCGATAGTGTGCGCACGTTGGTCTTCATTCGCAACCCTTATCACCTGCGCCAACTGCGCGCCCTGCTCACTTACTGGCACTTCATCGACGTGCTGTGGGTGGCGCTGTTCGGGATGTTCTTGTTTTTGTATTAA
- the ligA gene encoding NAD-dependent DNA ligase LigA: MDPQARIQELTQRLHHLNTQYYQHDISEVSDQEFDALLAELNRLEQENPALARPNSPTQRVGGTITKQFATATHRYPMLSLGNTYSEDDLREFDERVQRGLEGAPYAYVCEQKIDGVAMSLSYENGDLSQGVTRGDGTRGDVVTANVRTIRTLPLHLHGTFPAEVEVRGEVFMPNQVFNDLNQEREQNGEALLANPRNAASGALKLQDSAQVAARRLRFYAYSVLTPGRHFASHSEALEAATTWGLPVSPTWRRCANLQEVLDYIHEWQQKRFTLPVNTDGIVIKVDNLRQQDQLGLTAKSPRWAIAYKYPTAAARTRLNEIIYNVGRTGAVTPVALLDPVPLAGTTVKRASVHNANQIALLDLRLGDLVFVEKGGEIIPKITGVDLAARPAAAVPVRFPTECPACGTPLVRPEGEAHFRCPNERGCPPQLKARLEHYVSRKALNIDGLGAETVGRFFGLNLVTTPADIYDLPQRRPELVGLERLGEKSIDNLLAGIEQSKTVPFERVLFGLGIRYVGETVAQKLAQHYRTIGAIMAASAPEMAQVPEVGGVIADSMALWSQQPENQALIARLQAAGVQLEASGEPPKAVSDRLAGLTFVLSGVFENYSREQLQTLIQQHGGKITGSISKKLSYLVAGDNMGPAKREKATTLKVPIISENELLALLPLGE; this comes from the coding sequence ATGGACCCGCAAGCCCGCATTCAGGAGCTCACCCAGCGCCTGCACCACCTCAATACCCAGTACTACCAGCACGACATCTCCGAGGTGTCGGACCAGGAGTTTGACGCGCTGCTGGCGGAATTGAATCGGCTCGAACAGGAAAATCCTGCCCTGGCCCGGCCCAACTCGCCCACCCAGCGCGTGGGCGGCACCATCACCAAGCAGTTTGCCACGGCCACGCACCGCTACCCCATGCTGAGCCTGGGCAACACCTACTCGGAAGACGACCTGCGCGAGTTTGACGAGCGCGTGCAGCGTGGCCTCGAAGGCGCGCCCTACGCCTACGTGTGCGAGCAAAAAATCGACGGCGTGGCCATGAGCCTGAGCTACGAAAACGGCGACCTGAGCCAGGGCGTGACGCGGGGCGACGGCACCCGCGGCGACGTGGTGACGGCCAACGTGCGCACCATCCGTACCCTGCCCCTGCACCTGCACGGCACCTTCCCGGCCGAGGTGGAGGTGCGCGGCGAGGTATTCATGCCCAATCAGGTCTTCAACGACCTCAACCAGGAGCGCGAGCAAAATGGGGAGGCTCTACTGGCTAACCCCCGCAACGCCGCCAGCGGCGCGCTCAAGCTGCAAGACTCGGCTCAGGTAGCGGCGCGGCGCCTGCGCTTTTATGCGTACTCGGTACTCACGCCGGGCCGGCACTTTGCCAGCCACAGCGAGGCCCTGGAGGCGGCCACGACCTGGGGCCTACCGGTGTCGCCCACCTGGCGGCGCTGCGCCAACTTGCAGGAGGTGCTCGACTACATCCACGAGTGGCAGCAAAAGCGCTTCACGCTGCCCGTGAATACCGACGGCATTGTCATCAAGGTCGACAACCTGCGCCAGCAAGACCAGTTGGGCCTCACCGCCAAGAGCCCGCGCTGGGCCATTGCCTACAAATACCCCACGGCGGCGGCCCGCACGCGCCTCAACGAGATTATCTACAACGTGGGCCGCACCGGGGCCGTCACGCCCGTAGCCCTGCTCGACCCCGTGCCCCTGGCCGGCACCACCGTGAAGCGCGCCAGCGTGCACAACGCCAACCAGATAGCCCTGCTCGACCTGCGCCTCGGCGACCTGGTGTTCGTAGAAAAGGGCGGCGAAATTATTCCTAAAATCACCGGCGTAGACCTCGCCGCCCGGCCCGCCGCGGCCGTGCCGGTGCGCTTCCCTACCGAATGCCCGGCCTGCGGCACGCCGCTGGTGCGCCCCGAGGGCGAGGCGCATTTTCGCTGCCCTAATGAGCGCGGCTGCCCGCCTCAGCTCAAGGCCCGGCTCGAGCACTATGTGAGCCGCAAGGCACTGAATATCGACGGCTTAGGCGCCGAAACGGTGGGGCGTTTCTTCGGCCTGAACCTAGTGACGACGCCCGCCGACATTTATGACCTGCCCCAGCGCCGCCCCGAGCTGGTGGGCTTGGAGCGCCTGGGTGAAAAGTCGATTGACAACCTTCTCGCGGGCATTGAGCAAAGCAAGACTGTGCCCTTCGAGCGCGTACTCTTCGGCCTTGGCATTCGCTACGTGGGCGAAACCGTGGCCCAGAAGCTGGCCCAGCACTACCGCACCATCGGGGCCATTATGGCCGCTTCGGCCCCAGAAATGGCCCAGGTGCCTGAGGTCGGCGGCGTCATCGCCGACTCGATGGCCCTGTGGAGCCAGCAGCCCGAAAACCAGGCGCTCATTGCCCGCCTGCAAGCGGCCGGCGTGCAGCTGGAGGCTAGCGGCGAGCCGCCGAAGGCGGTGAGCGACCGTCTGGCCGGCCTCACGTTTGTACTCTCGGGCGTGTTTGAAAACTACAGCCGCGAGCAGCTGCAAACCCTCATTCAGCAGCACGGCGGCAAAATTACCGGCTCCATCTCCAAGAAGCTCAGCTACCTGGTGGCTGGCGATAATATGGGCCCTGCCAAGCGCGAGAAGGCCACCACGCTAAAGGTGCCCATTATTTCGGAGAATGAGCTGCTAGCCCTGCTGCCGCTAGGCGAATAG
- a CDS encoding lactonase family protein — translation MLHSSIFAAAGGRLLVAGLALATLAGCARTVPTTAGNHDYLVYIGTNVASPQENTIYLYHLSPATGELLPLGAMKGGAQPTYLTMDAAHRHLYAVSETQTYLGQPGGGVSALAIDPRTAMLTMLNQQPSTGASPCYISLDRTGKNALVANYSSGNVAVLPVRPDGQLAPPAATDQHLAPFGPHKNQSSAHAHCFLAAPDNRYAFAVDLGTDKVTGYKLDAATGQLAPLPAPAFTAKPGAGPRHLTFHPNGRWAYLENELNSTVTALAYDAKAGTFQEIETLSTLPAGFSGDNSGADVHVSPDGKFVYTSNRGDNSLAVFQIAPADGRLALVQHVSTQGKTPRNFALDPSGRVLLVANQNSDNVFTYTVDKQTGKLTPTGKSVSLPSPMFVEVVPDFTK, via the coding sequence ATGCTCCATTCTTCCATTTTCGCCGCTGCCGGTGGGCGCCTCTTGGTTGCCGGGTTGGCGCTCGCCACCTTGGCAGGCTGCGCGCGCACCGTGCCCACCACGGCTGGCAACCACGATTACCTGGTCTATATCGGTACTAATGTGGCTTCGCCGCAAGAGAATACAATTTACCTCTACCACCTCAGCCCCGCCACTGGTGAGCTGCTGCCGCTGGGGGCCATGAAGGGGGGCGCCCAACCTACGTACCTGACGATGGATGCCGCCCACCGCCACCTCTACGCGGTGAGCGAAACCCAGACCTACCTCGGCCAGCCCGGTGGCGGCGTGAGTGCGCTCGCTATTGACCCGCGCACCGCCATGCTGACGATGCTTAATCAGCAGCCTTCTACCGGGGCCTCGCCGTGCTACATTAGTCTAGACCGCACGGGTAAGAATGCCTTGGTAGCCAATTATTCCAGTGGCAACGTAGCCGTGCTGCCCGTGCGCCCCGACGGCCAGCTAGCCCCCCCGGCCGCCACCGACCAGCACCTGGCGCCTTTCGGGCCCCATAAGAACCAGAGCAGCGCCCACGCGCACTGCTTTCTAGCCGCGCCCGACAATCGCTACGCCTTTGCCGTAGACCTGGGCACCGATAAGGTGACGGGCTACAAGCTGGATGCGGCCACCGGCCAGCTGGCACCGCTGCCCGCGCCGGCCTTCACGGCCAAGCCGGGCGCGGGGCCGCGCCACCTCACGTTTCACCCCAACGGCCGCTGGGCCTATCTCGAAAACGAGCTGAACTCGACCGTGACGGCGCTGGCGTATGATGCCAAAGCCGGTACGTTTCAGGAAATTGAAACACTGAGCACGCTGCCCGCTGGCTTCAGCGGCGACAACTCGGGCGCCGATGTGCACGTGAGCCCCGATGGCAAGTTTGTCTATACCTCCAACCGGGGCGATAACAGCCTGGCTGTGTTTCAGATAGCCCCCGCCGATGGTCGCCTTGCGCTGGTTCAGCACGTGAGCACCCAGGGCAAAACGCCCCGCAACTTTGCTCTCGACCCTAGCGGCCGGGTGCTGCTGGTGGCCAACCAAAATTCGGATAACGTCTTTACCTATACCGTTGATAAGCAGACGGGTAAGCTAACGCCCACTGGTAAGTCGGTGAGTCTGCCCTCGCCGATGTTTGTGGAGGTGGTACCGGATTTCACGAAGTAG
- the tkt gene encoding transketolase, translating to MSNSNPNNVSIDELSVNTIRLLSVDMVQKANSGHPGLPLGAAPMAYVLWSRFLRFNPQDPKWPNRDRFILSAGHGSALLYSLLHLYGYDLSLDDLKNFRQMDSKTPGHPESHITPGVEVTTGPLGQGFANGLGMAMAEAHLAATYNKEGHAPVQDHYTYVLVSDGDLMEGIASEAASLAGHLQLSKMIYLYDDNHISLDGPTNLTYTENPMKRFDAYYWHTQHVTDGNDLDAIENAIRVAQSVTDRPSIIAVRTIIGFGSPLAGTSKSHGSPLGADNVKITKKFYGFDPEQSFQVPAEVYEHLKQPGQRGAELQKQWDADFAKYAEAFKDEANMFKRSFAGDLPEGWDKDLPVYTPADGELATRQASGKALDAIKKAVPFMFGGSADLASSNEMDKSGSDSFQPAHPANRNVWWGVREHAMGAAMNGIAHHGGLRTYGGTFLTFSDYMRAAIRLTALAESTATFVFTHDSIGLGEDGPTHQPVEQVLALRTIPNIVVLRPADANESTEAWRIAMTTPKSPVVLIFSRQKLPILDQTKLGSAREGVRKGAYILSEAQGGQPQFILIATGSEVALAMKAQVELEKAGTPTRVVSMPSWELFEHQDKAYREQVLPKDVKKRLAIEAGSPIGWHKYTTDEGGVIAMNRFGESAPAEELFEKFGFTVANVVKRAQGVLAGHPEDPATEKKEVVAKGN from the coding sequence ATGAGCAACTCCAATCCCAACAACGTTTCGATTGATGAATTGAGCGTTAACACCATCCGCCTGCTGTCGGTGGATATGGTGCAGAAAGCCAACTCTGGCCACCCCGGCCTGCCGCTAGGGGCTGCCCCGATGGCCTACGTGCTGTGGTCGCGCTTTTTGCGCTTTAACCCGCAAGACCCGAAGTGGCCCAACCGCGACCGGTTTATTTTGTCGGCGGGCCACGGCTCGGCGCTCCTCTACAGCCTGTTGCACCTCTACGGCTACGACCTGAGCCTGGACGATTTGAAGAATTTCCGCCAGATGGACTCCAAAACGCCCGGCCACCCCGAGTCGCACATCACGCCCGGCGTGGAAGTGACGACCGGCCCGCTCGGCCAGGGGTTTGCCAACGGCCTGGGCATGGCGATGGCCGAGGCGCACCTCGCCGCCACCTACAACAAGGAGGGCCACGCGCCGGTGCAGGACCACTACACCTACGTGCTGGTGAGCGACGGCGACCTGATGGAAGGCATCGCCTCGGAGGCGGCCTCGCTGGCCGGTCACCTGCAGCTGAGCAAGATGATTTATCTCTACGACGATAACCACATCTCGCTCGACGGCCCCACCAACCTGACCTACACCGAAAACCCGATGAAGCGCTTCGATGCCTACTACTGGCATACGCAGCACGTAACCGACGGCAACGACCTCGACGCTATCGAGAACGCCATCAGGGTGGCGCAGTCGGTAACCGACCGCCCGTCGATTATCGCCGTGCGCACCATTATCGGCTTCGGCTCGCCGCTGGCCGGCACCAGCAAGTCGCACGGCTCGCCGCTAGGGGCTGACAACGTAAAGATTACCAAGAAGTTCTACGGCTTCGACCCCGAGCAGTCGTTTCAGGTGCCCGCCGAAGTGTACGAGCACCTCAAGCAGCCCGGCCAGCGCGGCGCCGAGCTGCAAAAGCAGTGGGATGCCGATTTCGCCAAGTACGCCGAGGCCTTTAAGGACGAGGCGAATATGTTCAAGCGCTCCTTTGCGGGCGACCTGCCCGAAGGCTGGGACAAAGACCTGCCCGTGTACACGCCCGCCGATGGCGAGCTGGCTACCCGCCAGGCCTCGGGCAAAGCCCTGGATGCCATCAAGAAAGCCGTGCCGTTCATGTTCGGCGGCTCGGCCGACCTGGCTAGCTCCAACGAGATGGATAAGTCGGGCAGCGACAGCTTCCAGCCCGCGCACCCGGCCAACCGCAACGTGTGGTGGGGTGTGCGCGAGCACGCCATGGGCGCGGCCATGAACGGTATCGCCCACCACGGTGGCCTGCGTACCTACGGCGGTACCTTCCTCACGTTCAGCGACTACATGCGCGCGGCCATCCGCCTCACGGCCCTGGCCGAGAGCACGGCTACGTTCGTCTTCACCCACGACAGCATTGGCCTGGGCGAGGACGGCCCCACCCACCAGCCAGTCGAGCAGGTGCTGGCCCTGCGTACCATCCCGAACATTGTGGTATTGCGCCCCGCCGACGCCAACGAAAGCACCGAGGCCTGGCGCATTGCCATGACCACGCCCAAGTCGCCGGTGGTGCTCATTTTCTCGCGCCAGAAATTGCCGATTCTCGACCAGACCAAATTGGGCTCGGCCCGCGAGGGCGTGCGCAAGGGTGCCTACATCTTGAGCGAAGCGCAGGGTGGCCAGCCGCAGTTCATTCTCATCGCTACCGGCTCGGAAGTGGCCTTGGCCATGAAAGCCCAGGTAGAGCTGGAAAAAGCCGGCACGCCCACCCGCGTAGTGAGCATGCCGAGCTGGGAGCTATTTGAGCACCAGGATAAAGCCTACCGCGAGCAGGTGCTGCCGAAGGATGTCAAGAAGCGCTTGGCCATTGAGGCCGGCTCGCCGATTGGCTGGCACAAATACACTACCGACGAGGGCGGCGTTATCGCCATGAACCGCTTCGGCGAGTCGGCTCCGGCCGAGGAACTGTTCGAGAAGTTCGGCTTTACCGTGGCCAACGTGGTGAAGCGCGCCCAGGGCGTGCTGGCCGGCCACCCCGAAGACCCCGCCACGGAGAAAAAAGAAGTAGTAGCCAAGGGCAACTAA
- a CDS encoding family 43 glycosylhydrolase, with the protein MRTLKICGLLAALAGAGLQTARAQNPIITTQFTADPTARVFGDRVYLYPSHDILARPGRGRVGWFCMEDYHVFSSANLTDWTDHGVIVTQNKVPWVQPDSYSMWAPDCVVRNGKYYFYFPSTPRDTTGGRGFRIGVAVADKPTGPFVPQAAPLAGVRGIDPNVFIDHDGQAYLYWSQGNIYGAKLKDNMLELASAPKTLGELPTKGLKEGPYLFERKGIYYLAYPHVANKTERLEYATSTSPLGPFTVKGVLMDESPTGCWTNHHSIAQFKNQWYLFYHHNDLSPKFDKSRSVRIDSLSFAADGSINKVVPTLRGVGLTSARQKIQIDRYSRLSAQGAAIAFLDTADTFRGWKTVLTNAGAWVQYNGVDFGQPKLRTATLRGTSAAGATVQIRLDRATGPLLTQLTVPKGGAWQEVKAPLAAFQPGRHTLFVSLKGGTGAEIDWLRFE; encoded by the coding sequence ATGCGTACCCTGAAAATTTGTGGACTACTCGCCGCCCTGGCTGGCGCCGGGCTCCAGACCGCCCGCGCCCAAAACCCGATTATTACGACGCAATTCACGGCCGACCCCACGGCTAGGGTATTCGGCGACCGGGTGTACTTATACCCCTCGCACGACATCCTGGCCCGGCCGGGGCGGGGGCGCGTGGGGTGGTTTTGCATGGAAGACTACCACGTTTTCTCATCGGCCAACCTCACCGACTGGACCGACCACGGCGTCATCGTGACCCAGAACAAGGTGCCCTGGGTACAGCCCGACAGCTACAGTATGTGGGCGCCGGACTGCGTTGTTCGGAATGGAAAATACTATTTCTACTTCCCCAGCACTCCTCGGGATACTACCGGCGGCCGGGGCTTCCGCATCGGGGTGGCCGTGGCCGATAAGCCCACCGGCCCCTTTGTGCCGCAGGCCGCCCCCCTAGCCGGGGTGCGGGGCATCGACCCCAATGTGTTTATCGACCACGATGGGCAGGCCTACCTGTACTGGTCGCAGGGCAATATCTACGGGGCCAAGCTGAAAGACAATATGCTGGAGCTGGCCTCCGCGCCCAAAACCCTGGGCGAGCTGCCCACCAAAGGCCTGAAGGAAGGCCCGTATCTATTTGAGCGTAAAGGTATTTACTACCTCGCGTATCCGCACGTGGCGAATAAAACCGAGCGCCTCGAATACGCCACCAGCACCAGCCCGCTCGGGCCATTCACGGTGAAAGGCGTACTTATGGATGAGTCGCCGACCGGCTGCTGGACCAATCACCACTCCATTGCGCAGTTTAAAAACCAGTGGTACCTGTTCTACCACCACAACGATTTGTCGCCGAAATTCGACAAAAGCCGCTCGGTCAGAATCGACAGCTTATCCTTCGCCGCCGATGGCTCCATTAACAAAGTAGTGCCTACCCTGCGCGGCGTGGGCCTGACCAGTGCTCGTCAAAAAATACAAATAGACCGCTACAGCCGCCTAAGTGCGCAGGGCGCCGCCATCGCGTTCTTGGACACAGCTGACACCTTTCGGGGCTGGAAAACCGTGCTGACCAACGCCGGCGCCTGGGTGCAGTACAACGGCGTCGATTTTGGCCAGCCAAAGCTCCGCACCGCTACGCTGCGGGGCACTTCGGCCGCTGGCGCCACCGTCCAGATTCGCCTGGACCGCGCCACCGGACCCCTGCTCACGCAATTAACCGTGCCAAAGGGCGGGGCTTGGCAAGAGGTAAAAGCGCCGCTCGCTGCTTTCCAGCCCGGCCGTCACACGCTCTTTGTGTCGCTCAAAGGCGGCACTGGCGCCGAAATAGATTGGCTTCGCTTTGAATGA
- a CDS encoding glycoside hydrolase 43 family protein has product MKKYILLLAGLALWAPAAWAQTPAAHNPVVYADVPDMSMIRVGKTYYMSSTTMHMSPGVPIMKSTDLVNWKLVSYAYDTLTTMDAMTLARGQSTYGRGSWASSLRYHQGTYYVSTFAQTTGKTHVYSTKNIEKGPWKAVSFRPSLHDHSLFFDDDGRVYMVYGAGKIQLAELTADVAGLKPGTTPQVIIENASAPAGPTPGLPAEGSQLFKIKGKYYLFNITWPRGGMRTVVVHRADKIIGPYEGRVALQDLGVAQGGLIDTPGGEWFAYLFRDFGAVGRIPYLVPVQWESGWPVLGSPAGKVPETLALPANQPLIPGLVASDEFTRRAGEPALPLVWQWNHNPDNALWSVTKRPGYLRLTTGRVDTSFLLARNTLTQRTIGPVCAGVTAVDVSHLKAGDFAGLGVLQKRYGLVGVQASAGAKAIVMVSAESEKPVELQRLPLTQDKVYFKIECDFKDRRDVASFFYSLDGSTWQPVGGPLKMAYTLPHFMGYRFSLFTYATQAAGGYADFDYFRMEDHLSK; this is encoded by the coding sequence ATGAAGAAGTATATACTGCTGCTGGCTGGGCTAGCCCTGTGGGCGCCGGCGGCCTGGGCCCAGACCCCAGCGGCCCACAACCCCGTGGTGTATGCCGACGTGCCGGATATGTCCATGATTCGGGTAGGCAAAACCTACTACATGAGCAGCACCACCATGCACATGAGCCCTGGGGTGCCCATCATGAAATCGACCGACCTAGTGAACTGGAAGCTGGTGAGCTACGCCTACGACACCCTGACCACCATGGACGCCATGACCCTCGCCAGGGGCCAGAGCACCTACGGGCGTGGCTCGTGGGCCAGCAGCCTGCGCTACCACCAGGGCACGTACTACGTGAGCACGTTTGCCCAAACCACGGGCAAAACCCACGTGTATTCAACCAAAAACATCGAAAAAGGCCCCTGGAAGGCAGTTTCTTTCCGGCCCAGCCTGCACGACCACTCGCTGTTTTTCGACGACGATGGGCGCGTGTACATGGTGTACGGCGCGGGTAAAATTCAGCTGGCCGAGCTCACGGCCGACGTGGCGGGCCTGAAGCCGGGCACCACACCGCAGGTTATCATTGAGAATGCCAGCGCTCCCGCCGGCCCTACCCCCGGCCTGCCGGCCGAGGGCTCGCAGCTGTTTAAGATTAAGGGCAAGTATTATTTGTTTAACATTACCTGGCCGCGTGGCGGCATGCGCACGGTGGTCGTGCACCGGGCCGACAAAATAATCGGCCCCTACGAGGGCCGGGTGGCCCTGCAAGACCTGGGCGTGGCCCAGGGCGGCCTCATCGATACCCCTGGCGGCGAATGGTTTGCCTATTTATTCCGCGATTTTGGCGCGGTGGGCCGCATCCCGTATTTGGTGCCGGTGCAGTGGGAGAGTGGCTGGCCGGTGCTGGGCAGCCCGGCGGGCAAAGTGCCCGAAACCCTAGCCCTACCTGCCAACCAGCCCTTGATTCCCGGGCTCGTGGCTTCCGACGAGTTTACGCGCCGGGCGGGCGAGCCGGCCCTGCCCCTGGTCTGGCAGTGGAACCATAACCCCGACAATGCGCTGTGGTCCGTAACCAAGCGTCCCGGCTACCTGCGCCTCACTACCGGGCGGGTCGATACGTCGTTCTTGCTGGCCCGCAATACCTTGACGCAGCGCACCATCGGGCCGGTGTGCGCCGGGGTCACGGCCGTAGATGTATCGCACCTGAAAGCCGGCGATTTTGCCGGCCTCGGCGTGTTGCAGAAGCGCTACGGCCTGGTGGGCGTGCAGGCCAGCGCTGGCGCCAAAGCCATCGTGATGGTGAGCGCCGAGTCGGAAAAGCCGGTCGAGTTGCAGCGCCTGCCGCTGACCCAGGACAAGGTGTATTTTAAAATCGAGTGCGATTTTAAGGACCGGCGCGATGTGGCTAGCTTCTTCTACAGCCTCGACGGCAGCACCTGGCAGCCCGTGGGCGGGCCGCTCAAAATGGCCTACACGCTGCCGCACTTTATGGGCTACCGGTTTAGCTTGTTCACCTACGCCACCCAGGCGGCGGGCGGATACGCCGACTTCGACTATTTCCGCATGGAGGACCATCTGAGCAAGTAG
- a CDS encoding glycosyl hydrolase family 8, with protein sequence MKQLVTRLGASLVLLALSAAPAAAQRSGKPMNAQPAPKGAFYSGAYPNLFREAGYHQADIDQKVAQAYHDVFEGPNKVYFEVGDSMAYVSDVKNEDARTEGLSYGMMVAVQLNKKEVFDRLWRWSKKYLQHQSGPLDGYFAWSINTATMKRNSEGPASDGELYFVTSLLFAANRWGNATGINYYQQARRILDAAWKKDGTGDVHNLFNTQHKQISFVPVGDMYTWTDPSYHVPAFLEVWAEYAQDGHAQFYRACADTSRAFLHRACAAPTGLNYDYTEFSGQPHATRWAPAAFRYDSWRVPMNIAMDYVWFGQDRRWQQQYARRLQAFLRAKGLNTFEDQFNVDGSRPDFILPAGKVKKLRHSLGLVATSAAASLASPAANRLDFVHALWNARLAPYDDGYFDPYYDGLLYLFSLMHLSGKYQAIKPPMH encoded by the coding sequence ATGAAGCAACTCGTTACACGGCTGGGAGCCAGCCTCGTGCTGCTTGCGCTAAGTGCCGCGCCCGCCGCTGCCCAACGCTCGGGCAAGCCGATGAATGCCCAACCGGCCCCCAAAGGCGCCTTTTATTCGGGCGCCTACCCCAACCTTTTTCGGGAAGCGGGCTACCACCAGGCCGACATCGACCAAAAGGTGGCGCAGGCGTACCACGACGTGTTTGAGGGGCCTAACAAGGTGTACTTCGAGGTGGGCGACTCCATGGCCTACGTCTCGGATGTGAAGAACGAGGATGCCCGCACCGAAGGGCTGTCCTACGGCATGATGGTGGCCGTGCAGCTCAACAAAAAGGAGGTATTTGACCGCCTCTGGCGCTGGTCGAAGAAGTACTTGCAGCACCAAAGCGGCCCGCTGGACGGGTATTTTGCCTGGAGCATCAATACGGCCACCATGAAGCGCAACTCGGAAGGGCCCGCCTCGGATGGCGAGTTGTATTTCGTGACCAGCCTGCTGTTTGCCGCCAACCGCTGGGGTAATGCCACCGGCATCAATTATTACCAGCAGGCCCGCCGCATCCTGGATGCCGCGTGGAAAAAGGATGGCACCGGCGACGTGCACAACCTCTTCAACACCCAGCACAAGCAGATAAGCTTCGTGCCGGTGGGCGATATGTACACCTGGACCGACCCCTCATACCACGTGCCGGCGTTTCTGGAGGTGTGGGCCGAGTATGCCCAGGACGGGCACGCGCAGTTTTACCGCGCCTGCGCCGATACGTCGCGCGCGTTTTTGCACCGCGCCTGCGCCGCGCCCACCGGCCTCAACTACGACTACACCGAGTTTAGCGGCCAGCCCCACGCTACCCGCTGGGCACCAGCCGCCTTCCGCTACGATTCGTGGCGCGTGCCCATGAACATTGCCATGGACTACGTGTGGTTTGGCCAGGACCGCCGCTGGCAGCAGCAGTACGCGCGGCGCCTCCAGGCTTTTCTGCGGGCCAAGGGCCTGAATACCTTCGAGGACCAGTTCAACGTGGACGGCTCGCGGCCCGATTTCATCTTGCCGGCCGGCAAAGTCAAGAAGCTGCGGCACTCGCTAGGGTTGGTGGCTACGTCGGCCGCGGCCTCGCTCGCGAGCCCCGCCGCCAACCGCCTCGACTTCGTGCACGCCCTCTGGAACGCCAGGCTAGCGCCCTACGACGACGGATACTTCGACCCCTACTACGACGGCCTGCTGTACCTGTTCAGCCTCATGCACCTGAGCGGCAAATACCAGGCGATAAAGCCCCCCATGCACTAA